The stretch of DNA CTATGGGGAAGGGTTTGAAAGCAGCGGGAAGATCACCGTTCGTCAGGATCTTTCCTGTGACGTCAAGGGTCGCAACATTCTGATTGTCGAAGACATCATCGATTCCGGCTATACGCTCGATTGGCTGGTTCGTGAGCTAAAAGGGCGTGGTGCGGCAAGCGTCGAGGTGTTTGCGCTGCTGGAGAAACCATCTCGGCGGGAGGTCGAGGTGCCCCTGAAATATAAGGGTTACGAAGTACCCGATGAATTCGTGGTCGGTTTTGGGCTTGACTATAAGGAGCATTTCCGCAATCTTGATTCCATCGCGGTTTTGAAGCCGTCTGTCTATGAAGGAGCAGCAGCATGAGCTATCCTCAGAATCCTCGCAATCCCATGGGGCCGATGGGTAACCAGAACGGATCAAACAATAACAACAACAATCCTTTCAACCCCTTCAACCGGGGCAACAACCCCAACAACGGCAACAGGAACAATAACAACAATCGCCGCAATAACAACAGCAACAAGGGCGATCGGAACCCCAACGAGAAGCGGCCGTTCTGGCAGTCGCCGATACTTTGGATTGTCGTATTGGTCCTGCTGGTGTTCGCAGGCTTTGAACTGTTCAATTCCAACAGCACACAGACCATCGATACCAAGGACGGCATGGAGCTCGTCCAACAGGGAAGCGCCAACCGCATCCAGGTCATCGACAACAAGCAGATGGTCAAGCTGAAACTCGATCAGAACTTCAAGAAGATCGACCCGAACACGAAGGCCGACCACGATTACGGACGTGATGTGCAGTTCTACTACACGCAGGCCGAAGGGCCGGAAGTCCTGAAAGCCGTGAAGAAGGCCGATCCTAAGAACGGCTGGACGGCGGACATGCAGTCCGATTCCATGATGGCCTACCTGATTTCCACTTTGCTGCCATTCGTGATTCTGCTGGCGCTTTGCTGGTGGTTGTTCAGCCGCATGAGCGGCGGTATGAACGGTATGCTCGGCATGGGCGGCAAGAAGGACAACGGCAAGCTTTTGGACGGGAAGACACCGACCACCAAGTTCTCCGATGTGGCCGGTGAGGAAGCCGCCGTGGCCGAAGTCGAGGAAATCAAGGACTTCCTCAAAGATCCTTCGAAGTACAAGGCTCTTGGTGCCCGCATCCCGCGTGGTGTGCTGCTTTACGGCCCTCCTGGAACCGGTAAGACGCTGCTCGCACGAGCCGTGGCAGGCGAGGCGGGCGTGCCGTTCTATTCCATGGCAGGTTCCGACTTCGTCGAGATGTTCGTCGGCCTCGGTGCCTCGCGTGTGCGGGACCTCTTCGACGAGGCCAAGAAGAACGCTCCGGCCATCATCTTCATCGATGAGATCGACGCCGTCGGCCGCAAGCGCGGTTCCGGCATGAGCGGCGGCCATGACGAACGCGAACAGACCCTGAACCAGTTGCTGGTCGAGATGGATGGTTTCGACAACGACACCAACCTCATCATCATCGCCGCCACGAACCGTCCTGACGTCCTGGACGAGGCATTGCTGCGTCCCGGTCGTTTCGATCGTCAGGTGGCCGTTGAGGCACCGGATCTGGAAGGCCGCGAGGAAATTCTCAAGGTCCATGCCAAGGGCAAGCCGTTCGTCCCCGACGTCGACCTGCATACCGTCGCTGTGCGCACGCCTGGCTTCACCGGTGCTGATCTGGCCAACGTGTTGAACGAGGCCGCGTTGCTCTGCGCCCGTGTGGGAGCCCAGTTGATCGACAACCGCGCCATCGACGAGGCCATCGACCGCGTCCAGTCCGGCCCGAAGCGTCAGTCGCGCGGCATGGCTTTGGACGAGATGCGCAACACCGCCTACCATGAGGGTGGCCACGCGCTGGTCGCCGCTGCGCTTCACAACACCGACCCGGTGACCAAGGTGACGATTCTGCCGCGAGGCCGCGCCTTGGGCTATACCGCCGTCATGCCGACACAGGATCGTTACTCGCAGTCCCGCAACGAGTTGCTCGACCAAATGGCCTATGCCATGGGCGGGCGTACCGCCGAGGAGATCGTCTTCCACGACCCGACCACCGGCGCCTCCAACGATATCGAGAAGGCCACGCAGATCGCTCGTAAGATGGTCATCGAATTCGGTCTGTCCTCCAAGCTGGGAGCCGTCAAGTGGGGCGATTCCGAGCACGGTGAGGATTCCGCCAACAACTTCATCCACGACTACTCCGAGCGCACGCAGGACGTCATCGACGAAGAAGTGCACGGCATGCTCGAAACCGCACACACCGAGGCTTGGCAGATCATCACCGAAAACCGTGATGTGCTCGATGAGCTGGTACGCCAGCTCCTGGTCAAGGAAACCTTGAACGAGAAGGAACTGAAGGTCATCTTCGCCAACTTGAGGATGGCTCCGGAACGCAAGCTCTGGCTCTCCGATTCCTCTCGTCCCGATTCCGACATTCCGCCGGTTCCGATTCCCGAATCGCTCAAGCGTTCGGTCGGTATGAAGCCGGAAGAGTCCGAGTGAGCGACATGTCGAATCCATTGATTGACGATTCGCAGGAATCGAGGGGCGTGGCAGCTGATGGCACGCCCCTCGGCGTTCAGGCGCGCCTTTCGCTCTCGTTCGATGAAACGACGAGTGAGGATATCGCCGCCGGGGCCGAGGTTTGGCAGCAGTTGCTTGAGGCCGTTAAGAGCGGCAGGGCACATGCCGAAGTCACGCTGAAACTCAATGATGGGGTCGGCGCGCGAAACAATGAAGGCGAAAGTGCGGACGAAAACGCTGTAAACAGTATTACGTTTGCTGATGTTCCGGTAACGATTGGTACGGGCCAGACCGACGATGAGAACAGCATCGCATTTTCGCAGGCAGCCGGAAGTACGGTTCCCACCAAGGCTTCGCTGGCCGGTGCGACGATAGCCGAGCAGCAGCGTCGTGACGAAGCGGACAAGGAACAAGCCCGGCAGCAAAACGATGCGGAAGATGTCTATGCCGTTCCGCGTCGTGCCATCATCGCCATGCGCAGCAAAACCAGCGATGCCGCCAAGCGGTTCCGATCAGCTATCGTCTCGCTTGACGCGGTGCCAGGCAATCAGGTCGAAGGCATTTCGCCGCTCTATCACGTCATGGGCGTCGACAGTTCCGATGCCAGCGCCGCAGTGATCCAGCTGACCACCAAGTTGAAGCCGCAGGCCATCATCTCGCTGCTTGATTCTTTGTCGGCCTCCCACGAAGGCGCTGTCACGTTGCGTTTAATTGACGTCGAGGGCGAGACCATGAACGCTCAGAACACGGCGCAAAACGCCGCTGATAATCCTTCTGACAACCTTGCTGATAGTGTTGCCGAAAATGCCTCTGAAAACGCTGCACAGGACGTTGCTCAAGATTTGGCCTACTCCATCGAACTGCCGTTGGCTGCGGCGAAAAAACAGGCCGAAATCCTCGCGCCATGGCTCGATATGGATCCCGATGCCGAGCTCGACGGCGACCCGGTCTCTTTCTTGCTTGCGATGGCACCTGATGCCGCCCGCGTCGGCAAGGTTGACGACCGCTGGATACTGGGGGATACGCAATGAGTGCACGACGGACCCCATGGTGGTATTACGTAATAGCAGCGTTGGTCGGCTTGCTGCTCGGCGCGATATTGGTCAAATCCGATGAAGTGAGCGGTCTCTCGCTGATCGGTGCCCCATGGTTCGTCGCGTTCGTCCTGATACTGCTGGGTGCCGCGGTTTTGATATTGGCTTTGCAGGTTCACCAATACGCCATCACTGACCCAAGAAGACGCAAAAGCTGGATCGACCCGACCAAAGCCGTGTATACGCTGGTGCTATGCAAGGCGCTTGGTATTGCCGGGGCGGGTCTTGCCGGTTGGTATTTGGCGCAGGCTTTGCTATGTCTGCCTCATTGGAGCATCCCGTATTTCCAGAACGTGGTCATCCAATGCGCGGTGACCGGCGTCATCTGCATCGGCGACATGGTGGTGGGCATCGTCGGCGAATGGCTTTGCCAGCTGCCGCCGAGCGAAGGTGCCGAGAACCCGAAGATCAAGGCCGCCAAGCGTCGCGAACGCCAGCGCAAACTTGCCGCCGGAGGCTCTATGAGCAAAAGAAGCGATAGCTGACCGGTAACACTTCGAATATTTGGTCCGTAACACATCAAATATCTGACTGGTAATGTCTGAATCTTCAGATTGGCAATGCTCCAAACGCAAGGACACAGCGAAGTGCTCACACGAACGTTTGAAAAGAACGGTGAACCCTACGACCTGTTGGTTTCTGAACCGCAACAGGGGACTCCGGGGAATTCTGGACGAAAGTCACACTGGAGCGCGACAGTGGCATCGTGTGGTCCCATCAGATCGGGGGTATCGACGGAGTTCAATCGACGCTGCTGGCTTTGGGGCTTGCGCGTAGGTTGCTCGAAGCCGCTGGCGGTTTCACATTCCTTGACAGCCCTGACCTGATGCTTTCCTGCGACTAACCGGTCAATTCCGCTAGTTTTCGTATACTTTTGGGGCCAAAAATGTACGTTTTCTCGCAGAACTTACTGATGAACACATGGATCTGAGTCATTCCGGTTGGTTGGAACAATAAACAAATAATGGACAGGTTCAGATATTGGCGAAATTCGGGCGAAAAGTTGGGCGGCGCGGATAGACTCACATAAGCGTTAATTCGACAGAATCGAGGAGTGACATGGCGGAAGTCAAGGCAAGCGACGCAGCGCAGCAAGCGGTTGAGGCGCTCAAGCTGAAAGCCGGGCAAGAGCAAGGCGGACGGACCGTCTTCCATGACGCCACGAACCTCTACTACCCCACCGAACGCATCTACGGTGGCCAGATGACCGCGCAGGCCATCATCGCTGCGACCGACACCGCCGACGATGACAAGGTCGCCAACTCCATCCATGCCACGTTCATCAAGGTCGGCAAGCTAGACGAGGAGACCCGCTACGAGGTCGAATCGCTGCGTGACGGCCGCTCCTTCTCCACACGCCGCGTGGACGCCAAGCAGGACAACCAGCTGCTCTTCACCGCCACGGTGAGCCTGCAGAAGGCCGGACAGTCCGGCGTGGAGTTCAACGACGACATGCCACGTAACCTTCCCGACCCAGAAACATTGACCAGTGCGAAGGACCTGATGGAGCCTTACGCTGAAAAGTCCGGGTTCGCCAAATACTATTCCTCCCAGTCGCCGTTCGACATCCGTCATATCGGCTCGACCGTCATGCTCGAACCCGACAAGGAAAGTGCCGACAAGGATTCAGGTAAACAGATGGTCTGGATGCGCATGGCCAGCCCGGTCAAGGCGTCGCAAAACGTCTACCGTGCGCTGCTGGCGCTCGAGTGCGACCAGGTGATGATGGAGCCGGATTTGCGTCGCGCTGGCCTGAGCATTTCGACGCCCGGCATCTTTTATGCCTCGATCGACCACTCGATGTGGTGGTATGACAATATCGATATGAACGAATGGCATCTTTACGTACAAGACGCTCCGGTCGCTGGCCATGGCCGCGCGTTGGGCATCGCCAAGGTCTATTCGGCCGACGGCAGGCTTCTGGCCGCGATGACGCAGGAAGCCACCATCCGCGTGCCGGAAAAGAAGGACGATAAGGAAAAGTAAATCTCGTCGGTTGTTAAAATCAGGATCTGGACACAATGAACAACATGTTCACCTGATTCTGGGAACTCCTGCGCAGACAAGGCGATGAGATAATAGATTCGGTCTGTTCACTTCCTGTGAGGAGATTCGAACGATTTCGGTGACCCCGGCACGCTTTAATGCCGATTCCCTACGACGTTCTTCGTTGACCACCTGCCATGTGTCTTTTCCATGTGTCATCTCGGGATTGATATATTTTTGCAGACCGTCGTATTCCAGGGCAATAACCTTGCCGCCAGCCGTGTGCCAAAGAAAATCAGCGCGATAGTGAGAACCGTCTTGGGGGTCGGTAAAGTCATGTTGCAGCTCCGGAGTTGCGAATCCCGCCTCGATGATAAGTGCCCGGCACAAGGATTCCCCGCCATTCTCACTTGCACCGTTGGCATAATGTAATAATTTCGATACCGCCAGAGTGTTCTTATGCATTGTTGAACAGATTTTTTCGATTGCCGAAGTCTCAAGAAGCTGTTGTCTTGCAGCCGAATCGAATAACGCCAATGCTTGGGAAAACGGGAAAAGCAAGGCACAATCCACCAAAGTTCGTGAAGGGTCGGTAACCGATACGTTTTC from Bifidobacterium sp. ESL0728 encodes:
- the hpt gene encoding hypoxanthine phosphoribosyltransferase — its product is MQIADVQDEIDHELVSKAQIEGKIKEVAAQVSKDYAGKDLLLVAVLKGAVNTLAAFSQALSINVQMDFMSLSSYGEGFESSGKITVRQDLSCDVKGRNILIVEDIIDSGYTLDWLVRELKGRGAASVEVFALLEKPSRREVEVPLKYKGYEVPDEFVVGFGLDYKEHFRNLDSIAVLKPSVYEGAAA
- the ftsH gene encoding ATP-dependent zinc metalloprotease FtsH, with protein sequence MSYPQNPRNPMGPMGNQNGSNNNNNNPFNPFNRGNNPNNGNRNNNNNRRNNNSNKGDRNPNEKRPFWQSPILWIVVLVLLVFAGFELFNSNSTQTIDTKDGMELVQQGSANRIQVIDNKQMVKLKLDQNFKKIDPNTKADHDYGRDVQFYYTQAEGPEVLKAVKKADPKNGWTADMQSDSMMAYLISTLLPFVILLALCWWLFSRMSGGMNGMLGMGGKKDNGKLLDGKTPTTKFSDVAGEEAAVAEVEEIKDFLKDPSKYKALGARIPRGVLLYGPPGTGKTLLARAVAGEAGVPFYSMAGSDFVEMFVGLGASRVRDLFDEAKKNAPAIIFIDEIDAVGRKRGSGMSGGHDEREQTLNQLLVEMDGFDNDTNLIIIAATNRPDVLDEALLRPGRFDRQVAVEAPDLEGREEILKVHAKGKPFVPDVDLHTVAVRTPGFTGADLANVLNEAALLCARVGAQLIDNRAIDEAIDRVQSGPKRQSRGMALDEMRNTAYHEGGHALVAAALHNTDPVTKVTILPRGRALGYTAVMPTQDRYSQSRNELLDQMAYAMGGRTAEEIVFHDPTTGASNDIEKATQIARKMVIEFGLSSKLGAVKWGDSEHGEDSANNFIHDYSERTQDVIDEEVHGMLETAHTEAWQIITENRDVLDELVRQLLVKETLNEKELKVIFANLRMAPERKLWLSDSSRPDSDIPPVPIPESLKRSVGMKPEESE
- a CDS encoding DUF3180 domain-containing protein; protein product: MSARRTPWWYYVIAALVGLLLGAILVKSDEVSGLSLIGAPWFVAFVLILLGAAVLILALQVHQYAITDPRRRKSWIDPTKAVYTLVLCKALGIAGAGLAGWYLAQALLCLPHWSIPYFQNVVIQCAVTGVICIGDMVVGIVGEWLCQLPPSEGAENPKIKAAKRRERQRKLAAGGSMSKRSDS
- a CDS encoding acyl-CoA thioesterase domain-containing protein, producing MAEVKASDAAQQAVEALKLKAGQEQGGRTVFHDATNLYYPTERIYGGQMTAQAIIAATDTADDDKVANSIHATFIKVGKLDEETRYEVESLRDGRSFSTRRVDAKQDNQLLFTATVSLQKAGQSGVEFNDDMPRNLPDPETLTSAKDLMEPYAEKSGFAKYYSSQSPFDIRHIGSTVMLEPDKESADKDSGKQMVWMRMASPVKASQNVYRALLALECDQVMMEPDLRRAGLSISTPGIFYASIDHSMWWYDNIDMNEWHLYVQDAPVAGHGRALGIAKVYSADGRLLAAMTQEATIRVPEKKDDKEK